AACGGATTTCGATCCGAAGTTATTTATTGAGATGAAGAAAGCAAAGTTAGACAAAGTTTTGAAAGCACTTATGAAGGCTCGTGGAGTTAAGGCCAGTGATCTAAGCAAAATCACAGGAGTTCCAGCTGCCACTTTGTCGTCGCTGCTCAATGGTGGACAAACACAAAAGCCTGAGCATCTTTTTGCTCTAAGTCAG
This window of the Bdellovibrionales bacterium genome carries:
- a CDS encoding helix-turn-helix domain-containing protein — protein: MKKAKLDKVLKALMKARGVKASDLSKITGVPAATLSSLLNGGQTQKPEHLFALSQYFKVSIEFLLFGEDDRRPTLDDVLTEGIFSGWLKVTIEKAIPDKKKIGIESE